CTAATTCACTTCTGTACTGTAAGAGAAGGCATGCTATCATGCATTTGCATGATGTGTTAAGTCTCTTTAGGTTCTTTCAGAGTGTCCAGAACTGGAAAAATATCATTATAAATATCATGATTGCAAAGGGTCCCTAAAAATCTTTGGTCATAAAAATATGATGATCATGAATTATCACCATGGAATTATCCTATGTCTAGGAAAAAATagcatgtatatataaatagcatggaaaattatttttggtgtcatAGAAAATTCATAGAAAAGAATACTTTGTGCAAACACCTGTTGAATAGAATCAAAGAAACCTGAACCTGAGGTGAAGCTTGTCTCTAAAAATTCAAGCAACTATAAAACCAAAGGCTCCAACAACATATCCAGGGTAGAGCCAGGGCTTGTCATAATTCAAATGTGTTTATTGGAAAGAAATTTGAACGCATTTGAATTTGTCTTCtgaaattattttcaaaatattgtttttatgctATTATTTGCTAGCAAAGACTTTTGACTCACCTTTTGGACGTCCTGTTTAGTTAAGATCTCCATGCTTACTTTAGCAGATTGactgagtgagtgggtgagagaaagagagagagagcaagagagatagagagagagagcaagcgagagagagagagagagagagagagagagagattagctCATCCGGGTAGTTGAAGGGTCAAATGATTTCAGCATGTCAAACCAGATTACAGTGCAACCATGGTGATATGGTGACTGGATTTAGGACAGTATTTCTCATCTTTGCCTGTACATTTTCACTATTTCCCTTTATCTGACTTACTTAAGGCTACCAAATAGACAAGTGATATACTTGTTTGTGATATAACCAAATAAAGAGTTAAGTGACCCTAATTTAGGACACAAAATCTCTATGTGTATTCTAATCCACATAGGCTAATTGTATCATGAAGGTGGATAATTGAAGGACAATacaacatccatccattttctgtactacagtgccaacccatcacactaCTGACAAATTAGAGATCCCTAAACCCCAgagatgtgaggcaaacatgctaattaCCAAACCACTGTGCCCTCACAATACATCATAAAACAGGtagaaaacaatatttaatttctaaCAGTAATTGGTTACATGATTAATCTAATTTCCATTATCCACCCTCTAGACcaatatacaattatatatttccaattcaattcagtttatttgtatagtacaATAATTCCCATTGTCTAAAAAATGCtttacataacaaaaaaacaaaagagagagaaacaaaagaaacaaaagagagaaaaaataaatatataataatattaataataataataataataataataataagaagaagaagaagaagaagaggaaataaggatgaaaataaatagaatagaacggggggcacagaagcctttattatcgccacatatacattacagcacagtggaattcttttcttcacataccccaactaaggaggttggggtcagagtgcaggggcagctatgatacagcgcccctggagcagggagggttgagggccttgctcaagggcccagcagtggcagcttggctgtgctgggccttgaaccccaatcctccgatcaaaaacccagagccttaaccagttgagccaccacaatatatacaattaaagtttaaaattaatctaaaaaagattaacttaaaatttattataatgtatatccatccctatccctaatgagcaagccggaggcgatggcggcaaggaaaaactacctgagatgatatgaggaagaaaccttgagaagaaccagactcagaagggaacccatcctcatttaggtgacactggacagtaaataatgtaaatgtaaataatgtccgtTCTACAACAGTTCATAATAATgtaaccgagagctcctgaggaactaatacttcatcgtaaactctgagttcagcgcagacctgattgctgataaagaccagactgTACAATAAAGACCAGAAcgtacagctgactgacacaacattggttcaaagaaggcataaCAGTCTCCATTTCCTTTCCTACACAATgtgaaaatctgtgtgtgtgtgtttgtaaatagATACGCATAAAACTTAGGAAGAATTAAAGGGGGATTACTATTATGACTGAGTTGAGTGAATTAACCAAGGAGTCTAAGATTAAGcctgttatatataatatggaCCGGTATGTTGTGGTATATCGCCACCATTAGGCTGATCAGGCTCATTTGTCTTGTCTGAGTAGATTAGAAAGAGGGAGGAATTTATTGGCCAAGGTTTGTAGCTCTTGTGGTTTGGGCTGCAGGTCTTTAGAAATATATCCTCcattatggtaaaaaaaaaaatggctgtatACAAGCACACTTTTCTGCACATCATGTGGGATTGTTCCTGTTGtatatctcaaaaaaaaaaagtgttacgCATTACTCTAAAGAGCGAAGGACGTTTTGGCAagaaatttgttttttattatcgTCGGTTGTTCGAGAATCATCTATTGTTCGAGAATCCATTTGATCGAAAGTCCATTTGTTTGATTAGAACAGAATGTCTTGTTGTTGACAGTCTGTATTCAAGCAGAATACAGACTAAATGTTTTATCAGAAGTATAGCGTTAAAGAAGATGGAGACTTTCAAGACAGTCAAGGTAAATACGTTTAGATGTATAGCACCGAATATGTTTATAAACTATAACTATGGAAACTGTCAAATAATCCGGCTATCAGGCTCATTAGGCTAAATTAGGCTAATCCGGCGGTTAGGCTAACTAGCATAATTAGCCTGATAGCCTGTGAGAAATGATCTCTCTTAATTTCGCCCCAAAGAATGGCTTCCACAAAGTATTCACGTCTTGgataactattttttttaatatgattaGTCCTCAGGTGGTCTAGTGGCTTAATCACTAATACATCTTAAAGCAAGAAATGGCCCTGGTTTAGCAGATTACTCTGTGTTGATTATCTAATGATTGAATAATCTTTACTCTTCACAGAAAAAACGGGTGCGGTTTACAACATCCTCTCCACAGACATGTTCTCTTCAGAGGTTTCCTTCAGTGGCATCTGGTGTGTAAATAATAACTAACAGAACAGCTGGTATTTAATATAACAGTGCATGTTGCCATTCAGGGCAAGTTTATCATTGTGAAAATGTATCATCTGGCCAAATAACACTGAgcgatttgaaatgaaatcacTGTGAGTAGTGATTAAAGGAATAGCAGataaaaaaggaatataaacaatatcaaaatgtaaatgtgattttCTCTGGTTTTACAGGAGAAAGAGACGCACACGTAGCTTCTAGTAACACTTCTGAATGTGCTCCAGAAGTTCTCACAGTTGAGGTACAGCACATCCTCATGAGAAGAGGTCCTGCTGTACCTCCTACCATAATTACAGGTACCTCTCCCAGTATTCTGAATACTTCTTTACATTACACACTTACCACCGAGTTAAACTGGAGTCATAATTTGGACGAATCTTTAGAACTGCAGCAAGGGAGGGATATTAAATAAGAAATTGTATTTTCAGGTCCTAATGACACGTCTGGAATTGATCCAGAAGTTCTTGCGGCTGACGGAGATCACCTCACCAGGGGCAGAGGTCCTACTTCGCCCACGGTTCCCACAAATTCACGTCCTTCGAAGAAAACGCCACAACATTTGGCCTCGACGTTTCATTGCAGAACTGATACACCTTTTATATACCCGAATGATTACACTGAATACCAGGCTGCATTCATTGCTAAGGTAGATTAAAACTCTGCTTCATTACAACTATAGAAAATAGCAAAGCTTTTTATGTAGAGCAGCTTACTTGTCAATACATGTTAGTACAAGTAGACCAGGGGCTTAGAATACTATACaactactatactatataacTTCAGTTATGATCTAGATATATTTATCTCTTCATGGTTGCTACTTcattgtaaatgtataaaagtatttattttaataataatgagcaCTCCATGTAACAACGACCAGCTCCAATGATCAGCTTATAGCAAGAAATGGCCCTGGTGTAGCACATTaccttgtgttttttaaaatgaccaGATTATTTTTCACTCTTTATACCTATTTATACCTTCCCCTCACAGGAAAATCGGACCTTTCTGTTGCCACCCAAGACAGGCCAGGCTCCACAGACACCCCCTCATCAGGATGGTATGTAAATTCTAACCTTCATATAAATTCTGCTATTTAGCACCATCAAAACTGTTGCTCTGACCAGTTAAGTAAAAACAATATTCATATAAACTTAGGCACCAATTAGATAAGGTCACGTTACGTAGTAGACTCATTTCAAAGTTATAGGACATAAATAAGTCTAAGCAGAAAACAATGTAGATAATATACAGACGAATAAACACGTAGTGAATAGTAACGAATCATAAGGTCTAATTCTTTGGTTCTACAAATACAGAAATCAACAAATTTTTACTAACATGCTGATAAATTGAAGTTGTAAGGTGAATATGTTTCtatgtgtttattaaatatttgcctATTTTCCATTCAGGGCAAGTTTATTATTGTGCAGGTTTATAAAAGCATATCATGCTGAATTTGAGTTCAGGGTCGTGTAACGCAATCTGAGCATTTTATCCTTGATTAAAGTCTCTGAGTAAAGAATAGTGAAGAGAAACGTAACAACAGGTGAAAAGGAATAGAAACAATCTTATctgatggtttttttttctctgatattACAGTTAAAAACAAAGAGCTAGAGCCCAGTGTAGTGCTGCAGAGGAAGACTTTTGGAAATGCTCAGGATCACAACAAGCGCCACGCTCCTGCTCGGCCCATTGGCTCCCGAAAAAGTACCTCTCACGCTATtactcattttaaacatttttttattattttttttattattttgtctaaCATCCTTAGACAATTTCAGTTAGTCTGTAAACATGTTTAATCTTTATAAGTGCAGTATAATTTGATtttgtaaaaaagaaacatgcaaAATAGCGCCAGATAAAGCCTTGTTCCTCGCTTCTAGTCATTATAGTCCTACAATATGGCACATCAGCCTTCAACAAAACTCATTTGAGGGCAGGTTATCAGTTTGTTAAATTGCTAAGTTTCCAAGATAAatggaaaagtaaaaatataattagaaaaatattatatattttaaataaatgctacaAGACTTTCTTTCAAAAGCGAAAAGTACAGATCTTGCCTAGAAGGTTTGAGACAATCTCAGTAAAACCTAACAAATTGTTTCTGCAGTCATGACTGTATTTCAGGTATAAATCAATTTCTGATGCAATTTTttagtgtataagtgtataaactTTGTTCTAATGGACAGTCTAAGCACATTTTATGTGTTTCTACTACATTCTGTGttcatttagttatttatttatttatttttcttgaagAACGTGTGTTGCAGCCGGTCCAGCAGGAGACTGTGCAGTGTATATTAACTCATAGAGGTTGTGTAGACGCATCAgggtaattatttaaaaataaaaatcaaaaactatgtttttgtttatacttTATCCCAAGATTAACACGATTTTTCTAACGTTGTATCTCTCTTTCATATAGCAGGACTGAATGCGTAACAAATTATAAggaaaacttttgtttttcacaaaatGCCTGCTCCTCGACTTCTCAGAGAAAATCTGCACCCCGGCCGCCCTCAAACTTTAGGAAGCTTAGACCTGCCACTCAACGCACTGAATACCAGGCTGCATTCGGTCCTAAGGTAGTTTAGAATTCTGTGCTAATTACAAAAcaacatatacagtagtgcTTATTTATGCAGAGCAAC
This genomic interval from Tachysurus vachellii isolate PV-2020 chromosome 17, HZAU_Pvac_v1, whole genome shotgun sequence contains the following:
- the LOC132860502 gene encoding uncharacterized protein LOC132860502, coding for METFKTVKKKRVRFTTSSPQTCSLQRFPSVASGERDAHVASSNTSECAPEVLTVEVQHILMRRGPAVPPTIITGPNDTSGIDPEVLAADGDHLTRGRGPTSPTVPTNSRPSKKTPQHLASTFHCRTDTPFIYPNDYTEYQAAFIAKENRTFLLPPKTGQAPQTPPHQDVKNKELEPSVVLQRKTFGNAQDHNKRHAPARPIGSRKKRVLQPVQQETVQCILTHRGCVDASGRTECVTNYKENFCFSQNACSSTSQRKSAPRPPSNFRKLRPATQRTEYQAAFGPKVLSAKFDFRLFLQLHGNGLK